The following proteins are encoded in a genomic region of Mycolicibacterium confluentis:
- a CDS encoding pyridoxamine 5'-phosphate oxidase family protein, translating to MPTMTSDERQQFLADVHVGVIAVERPDRAPLTVPIWYGYEPGGEVLLWTEASSIKHTLIRAAGRFAISVQHEQPPYKYVTAEGDVVGVDPATDDVVRAIAVRYLGEEAGNQFTDENLTSSSVVIRMKPKRWLSTDYSKEG from the coding sequence ATGCCGACAATGACGTCCGACGAGCGACAGCAGTTCCTGGCCGACGTGCACGTGGGGGTGATCGCCGTCGAGCGACCCGACCGTGCGCCGCTGACCGTGCCGATCTGGTACGGCTACGAACCCGGTGGCGAAGTGCTGCTGTGGACCGAGGCCTCCTCGATCAAGCACACGCTGATCAGGGCGGCGGGGCGGTTCGCGATCAGCGTGCAGCACGAGCAGCCGCCGTACAAGTACGTGACGGCCGAGGGTGACGTGGTGGGTGTCGACCCCGCGACCGACGACGTGGTGCGCGCGATCGCGGTGCGCTATCTCGGTGAGGAGGCCGGCAATCAGTTCACCGACGAGAACCTCACGTCGTCGTCCGTGGTGATCCGCATGAAGCCCAAGCGGTGGTTGAGCACGGACTACTCCAAGGAGGGGTAG